The window GAAAATAACACATGCTGGACTTTCTACCTGAAAGACGAACTCTGCTGGAGCGACGGAGAACCGGTGACCCCCGAAGATATTGAGTTTTCAATCCGCTACTACGGAAAAGAAACGCCCTCTGCCAGATGGATAAACGATACCCTGGAAAGTTCGGCTGTTTCAGATGCCGACAATTCCGTAACCTTCAGATTTAACAAGCCTTACACCCGCATTGACCTGGAGTTTGCGACCTACAATATCCTTCCTGCCCATGTATGGAAAACAGTAGAAAACCCCATGGAATACATAAACAATGGCCCATATGTGGGCTGCGGGCCTTATTATCTCAAGCTAATAGACCTCAATGCCGGAAAACTTGTTTTCGAGAAAAATCCTTACTGGAAAGGAAAAGCTCCGGAATCTGAAACTGTGGAAGTTCACTTTTACTCAAACGTAGACGTTGCCACTCTGGCTCTTAAAAATGGGGATGTTGATACTTATTATAAATATGCCGGATCATACCCCTATTCCAGCATTGAGCAGCTTGAAAAAACTGGAGATTTCGACTTTCTTGAAAAAACAGACATCGGGCTTATCTTCCTTGCCCCGAACTTGAAGAGAGCTCCTTTTTCGGACCCAAAATTCAGGGAAGCTCTAACCTATGCCATAAATTATGAAGAAATTGCCAGATTAGAGACCCAGGGGTACGGGGAAGTCCCCAACCGCGGTTTTGTGCCGCCTTCAATGGAGGCATTCAAGGAAACTGAAAAACTTGAGTACAGCCCCGAAAAAGCCAGAGAACTCCTGGAAAAAGCAGGATATTCGGACAGCAATGGGAACAGAGTCCTGGAAAGAAAAGACGGGAAAGACATCGAGCTTGAAATCCTTATCCGGCCGGAGTACGCCCGCACAGGCGAGCTTCTCGAAGAATATCTGGAACAGGTGGGCCTTGCCGCAGACCTGAGGACTGTAGATTCAGATACCTGGTTTACCCTTAAGGACAGTTATGAATATGACCTGACAGTAACTCGTTCCACCCCCTGGGGCATGCTCATGCACGCAAGCTGGGGGAGCGGCTATTTTGATTCAAGAAGGACAGGACAGGGGGTTATGCATAACCTGGATGATCCCGA is drawn from Methanosarcina lacustris Z-7289 and contains these coding sequences:
- a CDS encoding ABC transporter substrate-binding protein produces the protein MKRGKHFTKSGLNRGLKQWLTFAILIFIFCANMYPAGAARSEDSGENLTPSKDGIFDRVITYIKVLFGEEEKLQASGTSSEESASYVEQSTDTEGVPLKIATSSVIKSASFLGDSSLGVFAHLSNPPLMKMDSEGHLIGQLAENYEVSENNTCWTFYLKDELCWSDGEPVTPEDIEFSIRYYGKETPSARWINDTLESSAVSDADNSVTFRFNKPYTRIDLEFATYNILPAHVWKTVENPMEYINNGPYVGCGPYYLKLIDLNAGKLVFEKNPYWKGKAPESETVEVHFYSNVDVATLALKNGDVDTYYKYAGSYPYSSIEQLEKTGDFDFLEKTDIGLIFLAPNLKRAPFSDPKFREALTYAINYEEIARLETQGYGEVPNRGFVPPSMEAFKETEKLEYSPEKARELLEKAGYSDSNGNRVLERKDGKDIELEILIRPEYARTGELLEEYLEQVGLAADLRTVDSDTWFTLKDSYEYDLTVTRSTPWGMLMHASWGSGYFDSRRTGQGVMHNLDDPEFLQLCDNILATTDPAELQDYAYALQDYYAENLPAIPLYWSNVVTPYNRHFEGWYTDPLYGIYNLDTFVNVKKKSA